The window gttattattattattattactccATTCGCTCTgcagtccctctgcacctttaagaaaaagctaaagacccagctctttatgaacaccttcGACCTTCATGATGACGATGATATTtacaacagttatcaaagccagagatcCTTGAATCCTTCATTTTAAAGCTGTAACAGGACGTTACTGCAACATGTTAAtcattgccatggaaacaccggatgttacatcaaagaccgcCATTAATGGGTGGGGAGTAGAAGGGAGAATAGCTCCCATGAAATCatcttttgtaattgttttgattgagagccccctggtggtggaattgaCTTTCCTTGCCATTGAGACGTTAcaaaagttcaaaataaaagcctaactatttttatttttaaatgtgaaataatagaatttcaaaaatgtgattaaaataataatacttttGACACATCAtgctcctgctgtctgtgagCTGATCAcctgactcacctgtctgtgtccTACAGGTGGGTCTGAATCGGGTCCTGGAGCTGGTTGGTGATTTGCTGCAGTACCTGCAGGGCCTCCTGGTGGCGCTGGTGTACCGTGCAGAGAGCCTCAGAGAGCTGACCCTGAgcggggtcaaaggtcaggctCTGATGCTGGTCGAGCTGCGTCCCGTCCGTCAGATCAGAGAGCTGCCACTGCACGTCCAGCAGCTGCTCGGAGACCTGCAGGAACTCTCCAAAATCCTCCTGCAGCTGGTGATCAACGCCACGCCGCTCTACAACCTGGTGAGGTCACACAGGAGACACAGCACGCCTgaaacacacctggaacacacctgttacatgactgaaacacacctggaacacATCTGTTACGTGACTgaaacacacctggaacacACCTGGAACATGACTgaaacacacctgaaacacacctgttacatgactgaaacacacctggaacacATCTGTTACGTGACTGAAATCCCCCCTGCCTTGAATAGAAGTCTACTTTTAGATGTTTGGTGAAAAGTTACGTAAACTGAAACAGTTTTGATTGTTTATCCAAACTGGTTAGTCGGTTAACTCTAAATGAATTTTCTGCTTTTATGGTTAAAATGTCGGTTAGTTGAAGAAGTCGTGGTCAGAAATATGTTGGTTCAAGTTGGAGAGTATAAAACGGTATCGTCTGCATACAGCCGGATCTTCTCGATGTATTAAAGTCACTGAAAAGTCCAATCAGGGTTAATTTCCTGCTTTTGTTTATTCGACGATTCTGTTTCATGTGGACTCTGAGGGTTTGACGTGTTGTGTGTCAAAGCTTTTACTGAATGACTCCAcccactttttaaaaccaatgaGAAGGGAGAACAGGAAATCAGccaatgaaagaaaatgtaaaaatgttttagttttggATTCGATGACTCGTGTGGTTTGGACTGTCAGGGTTGTTTTCAGGTGGACTGTTAGTGTCCTGCTGCATCCtgtcttaatgctaagctaggctaaaccTGTCCTGAAGCTGGAGACGTGTCCAGCTAACGACCCGACTGAATCCTCTGAAATATTCTGACTGATTTTTTCCATctttcagctgcagcagccGTCGGCTCAGGAGGTTGAGGACTTCCTGAACCAGGAGGAGTTTTCTGCCAACAGTTCGTCTCGTCGCAGCTCCGCTAACAGCCTGTTCCTGAAGGCGATGGATGGCCGCCCTCGCCGTCGCAGGAGTCTCTACTCCCGCGCCGCCAAAACACCCGGAAGCGCCCAGAGCCCCGACCCTCCCAATGGCCGCCGCCGCTCCAGTGTGAAGGACGCCCCCACCCTGGAGGTGGAGGGTCAGCCAATCGCTTCCGACAGCGTGGTCGCCCACCGCCGGCCATCGGCCACCGAGCTGCTCCTCACGCCGCTCAAACAGTTCGTCACTCAGAGCCAGAAGGCCTTCGAGTACCTGAGCCCCAACTCCCCCGACAACGCCGCTGATGACATCGCAACAGACGACTATTAAAACCCACGTTGAGGTTCAACCCCCGACCTGATCCACTTCCAGTCCCGCCTCCTGACCAATCCCAGCCTTACGTCCAAGACCAACTGTCTCCGCCTCAGTTTGTGCGTTCACTTTCACCGACAAAGCGATTGGAAAATgtatctaaatgttaaaatgaacgAGTCCAAACCACAAATCTGACGTCTATATTTCACTAAATCTCCCATAATGCTTCACTTCCTTTCATATCAATGTCAGAGTTTGGTTTCTAATTTTAATGTCTCTTAAGAACAAAtgctgaaaacatgtttgtgtgtttatcgtaaataaaaacttaaatatttacTGAAGTGACTCTTACTCATCTCATAGACTCATAGACTGTTAATGAGGATTGAGGTAGCCATCGTAGAGGTTCTTTAAAACTGTGTTCATTCTAACATCCAGCAGGGAGCGACACCTCCGATTCTATAGAGGTCTATGATAAAAGTTCTTACTTGTCAgcaaacatttctttaataaatTTATGATCTCAATCTGTGGTTTAAATTATTCTTCAACACAGCGTGATGTTCATTTCGTAAATTATGGTCCTATTAAAACTAAAGACCACCTGCTGCCTTGACAACCTGAAAAAAAGTCTTGTTAAGGGTTTGGTTGTATTTAAAGATGCTCTGAGGAGATGACTGTTAATGGTTTCAGTATTTTGTGAGAGGGCGAAGCTGTGGAGGAGCAAGGCCTGCcctcttgtccaaatatggtcacttctgatTTTAAGATTAGGAAAGGCAATGATGTTGATTCAGTAAATCTTTGCCCAATTAAAGTCAAAGAGACCAGAAAGAGGGGGATGGGTTAGAGACGGGGCTTTCTGTGATTGACAAGCAGCTGAAGGAAACAGAGCTTCATTATTGAGTTTTCACCACAGAGTTCAAAACATTGAGAGAAACGTCCATGAGAtattcttttgtctttttttttcctgctgtttgTCTGAAGCAGTTTTCATCAAAGGTTCTTTTTCTGTCCATCACACAGAGCGGTGTTCATACAGTCGGGTTAAATAAAGCTTGGTGATGAAGGTTTGGGTTGCAGGTTTTAGAACGATTCAGATGATTCTCCATTCAGAGTGTTTGACTTCATCTGAGGTTTCAATAGACTTGAAGAGTAATGATTTTAACTCAAGTTAGAAATCAGGacgttcattttttttcattgacaaATTAAGCTGTTTGTGTGGCTCTGTAACTCTAAACTGTGCTTCTCTCCTCTGTTCAAATAAAGCTTTGTGGACTCTGCagcatctctgtgtttgtgtcatggACCAGCGGGTCCCAAACACCCCGTTTCAGCCGAGTGGCCTTGAGGGTAGGGGGACGACATCCCAAACCTTGCTGACCTTCTCTATCCCTCTGATGGGCGCTAACATCTGCACTGAGGATCATGCTGATGGAGTTGCAGCACTGACATCCTGCCTTTTCCTCTAccttaaaaaacacatgaaacttCCTGCTAAAAGGTCAAGGGTGGCTCAGGTGGGTTCAGTTCAGAACACATGGAAGCAGACACTGTGACGACTTGAGTTACATTTCCTCTCGCCGTTCCTCCTCTACTCGTGTTATCCCGAGCACACAGCAACGCAGGAGCCTCATTGgccaacagagctgtcaatcaggattttttatttcatctgttAACTAAttagacagaaaaaacatttgagaacGAACCGTAACGACGAAACCACGTTTGAGAAACATTTATCTGACATGcgttttgattttagtttgactcatgtcccatctgttaacatggaggaggcggagcttatgatcTATACTGccgccagtcagcagggggagctctacatattttggcttcactcccagaCTGCTGACGCTCCGTCCATCTTTATGTCATCTATGGTTTTGTCCAACACATTTTAACGCCGACCTGATGGTGACTCTCCATCGCTGACTTGTTTCAGTCGTTGTCATGGCGCTAAATGCCCTGTTACATCTTTTCTGTTGTCCAATCAGCTCGAGCCGCCAcagacttttctttctcttcctctccacctGCGTCTgtccatcaacacacacacacacacacacacacacacacacacacacacacacacacacacacacacacacacacacacacacacacacacacacacacacacacacacacacacacacacacacacacacacacacacacacacacacacacacacacacacacacacacacacacacacacacacacacacacacacacacacacacacacacacacacacacacacacacacacacacacacacacacacacacacacacacagtgcgaGGAGGGGAGGGTCTCTCACAGGTCTAACACTGGATCATCAAAGACTGCAGACAAAGTTAGAATATGGATATGGTtggatttttactagaatcatattgAATGTTAAGATTCTGGGGGAGACACGGCGCCTCCTGGAGGGCCGAGCAGAGTAGTTCAGCACGCCACGACCACAGAGAGAGCGCACAGGTGGAGCGACAGGTATGACAACAGGTTGTTTATTACACAAAATTATTCAAGtacaaaaagaaatgaaaaacaaacatgcacgtGTGAGTCTGATGACTCAGCTGGCGAGCCTGAATCTTTGTCGATAAAGTTCGTGCATCAGCTgataaaaaacgttttttgaATGACCTGCAAACATCAAAACTGTGACGTTTAAAAAGTCTCGTCTCTCCTGTCAAAGGTTTAACACTGACTGAACTTCAACTCCCAGAATGCCTCAGCTGATGAAGCCACTGGGTGGCGTTTGTTTTGACCTTGAAGGAGGTAAAGTCATGTTGTCCGTCTTCCTCTTCTTGACTTCATTCAGGTCGGAGAAATCCCCGAGCCTCTTCCTCGCGTTCTTCAGCTCACACTCATCGTCGACCACCTcaatgacctctgacccctcaGACACCTGCTCcgtctgtgacatcacagcgtGCTGGGTGTGTGCGCGGCGCCTTGGACTATTAAGATCGGAGCTGAAAGCTTCCGTCACCTTGTTCTTAAAATTCTCCATCAGTGTGTTTACGCTGTCGTCGTCCTGGAAACGAGACAACAGGAAGCACGACATCGATCAGCtgattcatttgaaaaacatcagaTTGTTTGTAAATGATCGTTTGTGATGTGATCATGACCTTTGATGTTGCCGTTGTTCGTACCCGTGCTGCGTCTTGCAAGAGCCTCCAGACGTCGTAGATCAGCTCTGCAGACGCCTCGTACTCCGGGTGGCGCCGCCGAGTCAGGCGCTCGGACATCGTCTTCAGACGAGACCACACCCAATCCAtctgaaacataaacaacacacacatcagactgTTACAGCGCCACCTGCTGGAGGAAGTGTGCAAAACCTGAACAGgaagtgttagcatgctaatgttagcgctctttagttagctcgtagcttctatagctgtgtcctgcattgttgtgttagcatgctagtgttagcactctttagttagctcgtagcttcacattgttgtgttagcatgctaatgttagcgctctttagttagctcgtagcttcacattgttgtgttagcatgctaatgttagcgctctttagttagctcgtagtttcacattgttgtgttagcatgctaatgttagcgctctttagttagctcgtagcttcacattgtcgtgtcagcatgctaatgttagcgctctttagtcagctcgtagcttcacattgttgtgttagcatgctaatgttagcgctctttagttagctcgtagcttcacatttcatgtaaacagacacagaatgagcgtgatctaaaaactcttactaacatccaaataatcagtgagtatgttcttcttcttctctctagttcttgactaaaacagcttttatacacaaggggaggagccggccgtcccgtccatgtaaacacggctctgacaacaacacagccagcaggactcgagcttctccctcattgtagacagtcaggactcagagacacatttacacaggacagactttatgatttatttatgtggaacatgttgatCATTCTGTCTTTAAAGCTTAAAGACGCACTGACCTTAGAAAGTAAAGAGCAGCCTTCGACCTTCAGGTAGAGCAGCAGACTCTCACACCTCTGTGAaaagaacacaacacacaagATCAACACCGACGTCACAATGACGaatcaggagagagaaaaaacaccagaaaggaggaaacaggGAGACATCATCAGacgtgtttttatctgttttaagaAAAAGAGTCTGAAGGTCAACATGTTTTCACATAcctctaatgtgtgtgtgtgtgtgtgtgtgtgtgtgtgtgtgtgtgtgtgtgtgtgtgtgtgtgtgtgtgtgtggtgggggggctCTGACCTTCTGGTCCTGCAGACTGAGATTCTCAGCTCTCTGTGGTCTGTCCCAGCTGTGGGGGTCTGAGGGGTCACTCAGGTCCTGACACAGTGAACAGGTCCACTCCATCctgagagacaaagaggagcGACAGTCAGACACACCGTTTCAAACTCTCAGGAAACCCGGAGAGGGTCTCAGGGGTCTATCCAGTGGAGAGTAGATATACAGTTGATGGTTtttggtttctgtctcttttgaATCTCTATTCCTGAAACGGGAAATATAAATGAAGTGGAGATGCACCGATTGGGGAAATCAGGGTGATTGTTTCAGGACTTCTTTTGGTGTCAGACTCCCAGAATGCAACATGTTCTCTCATGTttgagtttgtccaacaggtgacctCGTCTCTGATCAGTCGTTATGTGTTCTAGATGTCAGAATTAAATTGACTTGGAACAACAATTAAAGATCTTCCACTGACGTCGgctcatgccacattatttgccgaCATCAGTGACGATATCGTCCGATACCGAAGTTGACCCAATGCATCGCTAATGTAAAATGAGAGACTCCCTTTCTCTGTGCACTGTTTGGTTTACAGTCCAGTATTCAATGTGAGCAGCGACAGTGTTCAGATCAAAAGCAAAGTGAAACCGCCCCTTTCGGATACGTCTGCTGAACAAACGTCTCTCAGAGAGGCGCCCGTTCATCAGTTTCCTGCGAGTCtcagtttaactgtaaataataagtCACACAGAGGCCAAACTCTGGATCCCTTCAGACGTCTGAACCTGAGAAACAAACTGATCGATGATGTCATCAACAGATACCAGTTCATCAGCATAAACCACTGCAAATCCCACACTGCTCCTTTCTCCCAAGGTGTTCCCCAAGGTTCTGTACTAGgtcccctcctcttcatcatgtacATGCTCCCCCTTGGCCACATCATCCGGAGCCATGAACTCCAGTTTCACTGCTTTGCCGACGACATCCAGCTCTACATCGCCACCTCAGCCATCACtcactcaatcctcactgaAATAAAATCTTGGCTTCAaaccaactttctcaaactcaactgcGACAAATCAGAAGTCATTATCATCGGCCCCAAATCCCTcatcaaatccaccaacaacttctCCCTCACCATCGATGGCTCTACAGTGCTCCCTTCCCCCCACATCCGTAACCTTGGTGTCAAAACAGCCTTTTACCACCTCAGAAACATTGCCCGCCTCCGCCCATCCCTCTCATTTTCAGCTGCCGAGACCCTCGCCTACACTTTCATCACCTCCAGATTAGACTTCTGCAACAGTCTCCTCTACGGCTCACCATCACACTCACTCAAGAAACTCCAATACATTCAGAACTCAGCTGCttgtctcctcacacactcccgcaccAGAGACCACATCAACCCTGTTCTTCATgatctccactggctccccatcccccccaGTGTATCAACTTCAaaactcctcatcatcacctacaaagccctccacaacctggctcctcccccttcctgtctgagctcctccacccacactctcaggtctgcggatgcaaacctcctgtccccccccctgcaggaccaaCTGATGTCCtgggggggacagggccttctccattgccgctcccaccctctggaactcactccctaaaaacaacagagaccCCTCCCCtcactcacctccttcaagaaatccctaaaaactcacctcttcaacactgcctacaaccactaaccccccccccccccccaacattaCTTCTTCTTTGTACTGTCCTcgtcatttttgtatttttgttttgttttttggttgtttttttccttgtcaAAGCCTGCTGGTACTTGATTGGTcagaacatttttcaaataaaatacaggcTCGGGATTCAGAGTCTACTATTTAAATAGATTCTGTAAATAAAGATTCTTGTGGGGGGCGGatcatttaataaatgaataactgTGTGTTGATTCTCACCAGATGTCACATCCAACGGTGGGAACGTGACAGTCTCGGTGGTATCCTCGACCGCACGCCGAGCAGATGATCGACCCGTTGGCCGATCCGCAGGCAGAGCAGCTGACGGTCTGCAGGGTCGGAGGAGAGTCTGGGGACGACAGCGGCTCTGTGTAGCAAACTGTGAAGTCATCATCATGCGACTGTGGCTTTGAGTCGTCATCTGTGACGTCATCATCTGTGACGTCATCATCTGTGACGTCATCATCTGTGACGTCATCATCTGTGACGTCATCATCGTGCGACAGTGGCTTTGATTCGTcatctgtgatgtcatcattgtgCGACTGTGGCTTTGAGTCGTCATCTTTGATGTCATCATCGTGCGACAGTGGCTTTGAGTCGTcatctgtgatgtcatcatcatgCGACTGTAACCCAAGCAGAGAAATGTCACGTTAGCTACAAATCATTGTGTCATCCTGCGTTGTCAGATAATGAACtacaaaaacaatctttaaatgTGATGATTCATGGACGACCTACCTCAGAGTCCTCGCTCAGTTCTTCCAGATAAAACTCATCTTCAGCATCGCCAGGGACCAGAAGAAAGCTGGGAAGGGGACCCCCAGGTTTGGGCAGAGCGAGAGGCAGTCGGTCCAGAGAAACTCTGGGCTGCCATAGGCTCAGTTTGAAGTCCTGGCAGTTTGAAGAGCTCGGCTCCTCAGTGTCACTGTCCAATACTTCTGGTGTCGAGGGTGTCTCTGAAGGCTCTGGGTCTTCAGACACGGTGGATGTGGGCTCGTTCTCTGCAGGCTCCTGATGCCTCGGCGTCACCTGCTGCACACTGCTGTCACAGGCAGAGTCTGCCACTGCCTTCACCACAACACTGGGCTGATGGGGTTTctcagaggaggagcaggggcTGATATCAGGAGAGGGTTTATcctgcagtggttggtgttgaGGTGTTTGTTTGCTGTCTGGCAATGGCTGGATGTCTGTGGTCTCACTGAGGACTGGTGACATTTGGTGTGCCAGCAACGGTTTTCGGTCTGGTAATTGTTTTTGATCTGCCAATGGTTCAACTTCTAGCGATGGTGGGTCATCTTGTGATTGTTTGGGGACTGCCGATGGTTGAACTTCTAGCGATGGTAGGTCATCTTGTGATTGTTTGGGGACTGCCGATGGTTGAACTTCTAGCGATGGTAGGTCATCTTGTGATTGTTTGGGGACTGCCGATGGTTGAACTTCTAGCGATGGTGGGTCATCTTGTGATTGTTTGGGGACTGCCGATGGTTGAACTTCTAGCGATGGTGGTTCATCTTGTGATTGTTTGGGGACTAGTAGCAGCATGTGTTTGAGTGGTATTGATGTGAGGACTCGCATCGGTTCATTTCCCTGCAACGGTTCAGGGTTTGGtgattgtttctgttgttgccACGATTGGTTtcctggtgtttgtttgtggtccCAAAATAAGTGGTTTTCTTGGCGTGGCTGGGGAACTTCAGTTTGTTTGGGGTCTTGCATTACAAGCTGTTTAAATGATGTGTTGCCTAACAATATGTGCTTGTCTGTCTTTAGTTTGCGGACTGGCAGTGAATCCCagtcttctgtttgtttgtggactggCAATGGTTGGTggtctggtgtttgtttgtggactggCAATGGTTGGTggtctggtgtttgtttgtggactggCAATGGTTGGTggtctggtgtttgtttgtggactggCAATGGTTGGTggtctggtgtttgtttgtggactggCAATGGTTGGTggtctggtgtttgtttgtggactggCAATGGTTGGTggtctggtgtttgtttgtggactggCAATGGTTGGTggtctggtgtttgtttgtggactggCAATGGTTGGTggtctggtgtttgtttgtggactggCAATGGTTGGCggtctggtgtttgtttgtggactgtCAATGGTTGGTggtctggtgtttgtttgtggactggCAATGGCCGGTGGTGTTGTGTTAGTTTGTGGACTAGCAATGGTTGGTggtctggtgtttgtttgtggactggCAATGGTTGGTGgtctggtgtttttttgtggaCTGGCAATGGTTGGTggtctggtgtttgtttgtggactggCAATGGTTGGTggtctggtgtttgtttgtggactaGCAATGGTTGGTggtctggtgtttgtttgtggactggCAATGGTTGGTggtctggtgtttgtttgtggactggCAATGGTTGGTggtctggtgtttgtttgtggactggCAATGGCCGGTGGTGTTGTGTTAGTTTGTGGACTAGCAATGGTTGGTggtctggtgtttgtttgtggactggCAATGGTTGGTgctctggtgtttgtttgtggactggCAATGGTTGGTggtctggtgtttgtttgtggactggCAATGGTTGGCggtctggtgtttgtttgtggactggCAATGGTTGGTggtctggtgtttgtttgtggactggCAATGGTTGGTGGTGTTGTGTTAGTTTTTGGTTCAGTAATGGATGTTGGTCTTGCAATGGATGGTGTGCCAGCGATGGTACGTGGCgtggtgtttgttgttgtggcgCACAGTGACTTGGTCCAGCAGTGGTCCCTGTAGTCCTTACAAAGAGTATTTGATTACTGCCGAGGTTCTGCTTATTTACAGCAGTGTGGTTGCTTGTCTCTCGTTTACTGGACCAAGCTAATCCAGGCTGGGCGTAAGAAAAATTCTGATTGAGCAGCAAAGGCAGCTGAGGCGTGCTGAAGGGAACCGTCATGCCTGACATCTGGTACGCGTTCAGAGCGTCGGCCAGCTGGACCAAGGAGGGCTGGTTCTGAGGGGGGGCGGTCTTCTGGTTCAAGACTACTGCGAGGACATTGCTGGCTGAGGGGGCAGGCTGTAGGACAAAGGGTGTACCCACAGGCTGGGGTTGACTTTTAGGCATCAACTGTTTTACGTTTGTGCCCGCGGTCTGAGCCGGAACCAGGACCGGGACCGTGGAGGTAGAAGGTCTGGCTGAGGAGGAGCAGTGGAGGGAGGTGGGGAGGGAGCATGAACTTGGAGCCGACGACTGAGCCGGGTCGTATGTGTTCTGAGGGGGAGGTGGATCGACGGAAAACGGGACCGATCCAACTTGAAGTTtacctgcaaaaacaaacatgaaacttCTTAAAGAAAAACTTCGACAACAAGCAGAAAAGTGATAAACAACGACTTCAGAAGGTTCATATTTTACAAGAGACGTCCATCAACGCGTGCATTTCAGTCACctctgtttttatcatttagtttttgtaaCAACTGACCATCATGGAAATGTAACATCACTTTGACCTACCAAAGTTCAAAATGGCCTCCAGAGACGGTTTGTCGGTGATGACCTTCAGGTGAACCATGTTCTGAGGAGGATACAAGTCCTGAACAGGGAGCTTTTTTGTCAGAAACTGaacctgcagagaggagacgGACCTGGTCACAAAGAGTCCATTTAACCCACAGCAGAATAAGGTTGTTGGATagtctgatgtttttttgtagcctaaagttttaaatgttatgaactttgtgattttatagataatttaaaaaaaactttcgaTCTTCCTCCATATTTTAAACTCGGTGCTGatgtgagagaaaagagagagcactgtctaaattgcacaaatatgcaGAAGTTAACTGCaatttctgttgccatggtatcaaaacaggtattgATGTCGTTGGATTTGAACTAAAATCAAATCAAGGTCAAACGTCTGGTTTGTAGAATCAATCTTACTGTGTGGTATTTTAGGGGGAAGGGATCAAGGTTGTCATAGGtccctttttgttcttttgtgcaATTTTACCACAAACTGTAattatgaatgtttgaagcctgagtgatgtcacccatctgttcctgcagggggcgctggagtcccatcgatggcggtctccatgctggaaatgctgtctcagtctaactttcagtcaacctaacgacaggctgagagctggagctgagcgcccacctgtcaatcaggtcagctacacgccttattgtgaataactcttatccttcatcaaatcaaaactgatgagtcatcaaaacattcaccccccgtacagtgtgtgtccatcgagtcatgagctaatcacacctatttggttttttgaaccaggctgtaaacatgttcatatctgctgtaaaaacaggttttttagaatggatgtgtatgtgacttcctgtgcttctgcagccagcctctagtggacactccaggaactacaggattttacacttcagcaacggcttcatttttaaacactggaggttgctgcttggtcttCTCTTATCAATGCATTGCATCTTGGGTTTTAGTACTTGAGTACCTGTCGCTCATGTGACCTTGTGATGGCCTACTCGTGGAATCTTCTTTAGGAACACGTTAATTTTACTGCAACGCTCCTGAGCCCAGGTAAGacagaaaaagctgtttgtaaatCAGGTAAGCAAGCCAGCAGAATGCTAATGCATGCATACGGTTTGTAACTCATCGGAATGGATTCACAAAAagctttttatatttctttaccTGAGCCCTGCAGGGATCCATACAACACTGCAGGTGTGATGCTTACCTGAGCCCTGCAGGGATCCATACAACACTGCAGGTGTGATTCTTACCTGAGCGGCAAAGTGAAGCAGTTGGGACAGGTCTCTGTTTTTGGCTGCTTCTGCTTCAGCCAAAAGCATCTGTCGATGCTGCTGCATCAGCTTCAGCTtcatcatcctcactctgaTCTGCTGGCTCTCCTGCTCACTCACCTCCTGCTcaagcacacaaacaacacacaa is drawn from Labrus bergylta chromosome 8, fLabBer1.1, whole genome shotgun sequence and contains these coding sequences:
- the trim33l gene encoding tripartite motif-containing protein 66, with translation MSCFKLKTKKKNKSPPTICRKIETKKKKSSLEFLFFNSAERVQTLTSLTVKKLPSKHRNNDVTGRNITDDTDTTSHLLTMETPAAPGNTLRMQCDSSSSSSSSSSSSSSSSSSSSSPQCCSCDSSSSCVWCVDCSEALCGSCLSAHRRVTITRSHQILDKPPAGAIRTPPTKYCKLHPSEPLKLFCFTCHHVTCRDCQLIDHKNHRYQFISEALDKIKKQVDHLIHPFRVQTDTVRRSLQDMETRLRDISESEAQLEAELSQAHIILTQHMKNRTQEILNKVKEVSEQESQQIRVRMMKLKLMQQHRQMLLAEAEAAKNRDLSQLLHFAAQVQFLTKKLPVQDLYPPQNMVHLKVITDKPSLEAILNFGKLQVGSVPFSVDPPPPQNTYDPAQSSAPSSCSLPTSLHCSSSARPSTSTVPVLVPAQTAGTNVKQLMPKSQPQPVGTPFVLQPAPSASNVLAVVLNQKTAPPQNQPSLVQLADALNAYQMSGMTVPFSTPQLPLLLNQNFSYAQPGLAWSSKRETSNHTAVNKQNLGSNQILFVRTTGTTAGPSHCAPQQQTPRHVPSLAHHPLQDQHPLLNQKLTQHHQPLPVHKQTPDHQPLPVHKQTPDRQPLPVHKQTPDHQPLPVHKQTPEHQPLPVHKQTPDHQPLLVHKLTQHHRPLPVHKQTPDHQPLPVHKQTPDHQPLPVHKQTPDHQPLLVHKQTPDHQPLPVHKQTPDHQPLPVHKKTPDHQPLPVHKQTPDHQPLLVHKLTQHHRPLPVHKQTPDHQPLTVHKQTPDRQPLPVHKQTPDHQPLPVHKQTPDHQPLPVHKQTPDHQPLPVHKQTPDHQPLPVHKQTPDHQPLPVHKQTPDHQPLPVHKQTPDHQPLPVHKQTPDHQPLPVHKQTEDWDSLPVRKLKTDKHILLGNTSFKQLVMQDPKQTEVPQPRQENHLFWDHKQTPGNQSWQQQKQSPNPEPLQGNEPMRVLTSIPLKHMLLLVPKQSQDEPPSLEVQPSAVPKQSQDDPPSLEVQPSAVPKQSQDDLPSLEVQPSAVPKQSQDDLPSLEVQPSAVPKQSQDDPPSLEVEPLADQKQLPDRKPLLAHQMSPVLSETTDIQPLPDSKQTPQHQPLQDKPSPDISPCSSSEKPHQPSVVVKAVADSACDSSVQQVTPRHQEPAENEPTSTVSEDPEPSETPSTPEVLDSDTEEPSSSNCQDFKLSLWQPRVSLDRLPLALPKPGGPLPSFLLVPGDAEDEFYLEELSEDSESHDDDITDDDSKPLSHDDDIKDDDSKPQSHNDDITDDESKPLSHDDDVTDDDVTDDDVTDDDVTDDDVTDDDSKPQSHDDDFTVCYTEPLSSPDSPPTLQTVSCSACGSANGSIICSACGRGYHRDCHVPTVGCDIWMEWTCSLCQDLSDPSDPHSWDRPQRAENLSLQDQKRCESLLLYLKVEGCSLLSKMDWVWSRLKTMSERLTRRRHPEYEASAELIYDVWRLLQDAARDDDSVNTLMENFKNKVTEAFSSDLNSPRRRAHTQHAVMSQTEQVSEGSEVIEVVDDECELKNARKRLGDFSDLNEVKKRKTDNMTLPPSRSKQTPPSGFIS